Proteins from a single region of Chryseobacterium sp. T16E-39:
- a CDS encoding Gfo/Idh/MocA family protein, with protein sequence MNNSRRDFIKTTALASFGALVLPHSLFAYSKGFTTDKKVRVGFIGVGLRGQEHVKLLAKRDDVEIVAFADPSTIMLSASQKILKDNSKPAAREFSNGEYDYRNLLKLNNIDAVVIATPWEWHLTQGVEAMKAKKIVGMEVSGAIKLEDCWEFVKTYEETKVPIFMMENVCYRRDVMAILNMVRKGMFGELVHGRGGYQHDLRGVLFNDGVTPYNSGPEFGEKGFSEAKWRTEHYVKRNAELYPTHGLGPISMMMDINRGNRLTRLSSFSSKALGLHKYIVEHPKGGENHPSAKVKFNQGDVVTTQIACANGETILLTHDTSLQRPYDLGFRVQGTDGIWQDFGSGGADQGHIYFEKTMNHTHKWDNTEKWIKDYDHPMWKNFESKASGAGHGGMDFFVMNTFIECIKRNIEFPMDVYDLATWYSITPLSEKSIAKQGQVVDIPDFTKGQWKSRKPVFGMTDEF encoded by the coding sequence ATGAATAACTCCCGCAGAGACTTTATCAAAACAACAGCATTGGCTTCCTTTGGAGCACTTGTTTTACCTCATTCTTTATTTGCCTATTCAAAAGGCTTTACAACAGATAAAAAAGTAAGGGTTGGTTTTATAGGAGTCGGACTACGGGGACAGGAGCATGTAAAATTACTGGCCAAAAGAGACGATGTTGAAATTGTAGCTTTTGCTGATCCCAGTACAATCATGTTATCTGCCAGTCAGAAAATATTAAAAGATAACAGTAAGCCTGCCGCACGGGAATTTTCAAACGGTGAATACGATTACAGAAATCTTTTAAAACTTAACAATATTGATGCTGTTGTTATTGCCACTCCCTGGGAATGGCATCTTACACAAGGTGTAGAAGCAATGAAGGCAAAAAAGATTGTTGGAATGGAGGTTTCCGGAGCTATAAAGCTTGAAGATTGCTGGGAGTTTGTAAAAACTTATGAGGAAACAAAAGTTCCTATCTTTATGATGGAAAATGTATGTTATCGACGCGATGTAATGGCTATCTTAAACATGGTCCGTAAAGGGATGTTTGGAGAGCTGGTTCATGGAAGGGGTGGCTATCAGCATGATCTTCGTGGAGTTTTATTTAATGATGGTGTTACTCCTTACAATTCCGGACCTGAATTTGGAGAAAAAGGCTTTAGTGAAGCGAAATGGAGAACGGAGCATTATGTAAAAAGAAATGCAGAACTTTACCCTACTCACGGATTAGGCCCTATCTCTATGATGATGGACATCAACCGTGGAAACCGATTAACCAGGTTATCATCATTTTCTTCAAAAGCACTTGGTCTGCACAAGTATATTGTGGAACATCCTAAAGGTGGTGAAAATCATCCAAGTGCCAAAGTGAAATTTAATCAGGGAGATGTTGTAACCACGCAGATAGCATGTGCCAACGGGGAAACTATTCTTCTCACTCATGATACAAGCTTACAAAGACCTTATGACCTTGGATTCAGAGTGCAGGGAACCGATGGAATCTGGCAGGATTTCGGATCCGGAGGAGCTGATCAGGGACACATTTATTTTGAAAAAACAATGAATCATACCCATAAATGGGACAATACTGAAAAATGGATCAAAGATTATGATCATCCGATGTGGAAGAATTTTGAAAGTAAGGCATCGGGAGCAGGACATGGAGGCATGGACTTTTTTGTAATGAACACTTTCATTGAATGTATTAAACGAAATATAGAATTTCCTATGGATGTATATGATTTGGCAACCTGGTATTCAATCACACCACTCAGCGAAAAATCAATTGCAAAACAAGGACAGGTAGTTGACATCCCCGATTTCACAAAAGGACAATGGAAAAGCCGTAAACCCGTATTTGGAATGACTGATGAATTCTAA
- a CDS encoding NDP-sugar synthase: MNSKKTLLVLAGGLGSRYKGLKQIDGILDNGSPILEYSIYDALQAGFNKVVVVINRFIPESYMKRLESISQNSGFELQWVYQDMDKYLPEGFDHSARQKPWGTGHAVLCAKPYIHEPFVMINADDFYGKEIYKLASGEIDRKRILSSQFELIAYPLSTTLSDNGTVARGLCTLDSEGLLIKVDEQTSIRKENNNIIYTENGKDIKIDPDTLVSMNFFVFHPAVFEILENYFTDFIHSDPLPTQEFYIPAAVQKMKEEKGIKITVTTSPSQWLGMTYADDKGILKNYLETEIQNHRYPKNLWNSIALS, encoded by the coding sequence ATGAATTCTAAAAAAACACTTCTTGTATTGGCCGGCGGTTTAGGCAGCCGGTATAAAGGACTCAAACAGATAGATGGAATATTAGACAACGGTTCTCCTATTCTTGAGTACTCTATTTATGATGCATTACAAGCCGGCTTTAATAAGGTGGTGGTAGTGATCAACCGCTTCATCCCCGAAAGTTACATGAAAAGGCTTGAAAGTATTTCTCAAAATTCCGGTTTTGAGCTGCAATGGGTCTATCAGGATATGGATAAATATCTACCTGAGGGATTTGATCATTCTGCCCGACAGAAACCTTGGGGAACAGGACACGCCGTACTTTGTGCAAAGCCATATATCCATGAGCCTTTTGTAATGATCAACGCTGATGATTTTTATGGAAAAGAAATTTACAAGCTTGCTTCAGGAGAAATAGACCGTAAGAGGATTTTAAGCTCACAGTTTGAACTCATTGCCTACCCTCTTTCTACTACTTTAAGTGATAACGGCACTGTAGCACGTGGATTATGTACTCTAGATTCAGAAGGTTTACTTATAAAAGTAGACGAACAAACTTCTATCAGAAAAGAGAATAATAACATTATCTATACTGAAAACGGAAAAGATATTAAAATAGATCCTGATACCCTGGTATCCATGAATTTTTTTGTTTTTCATCCCGCAGTTTTTGAAATTTTGGAGAATTACTTCACTGATTTTATACATTCTGATCCGCTACCCACTCAGGAATTTTACATACCCGCTGCCGTTCAGAAAATGAAGGAAGAAAAAGGAATAAAAATAACCGTTACAACATCGCCATCCCAATGGTTGGGAATGACCTATGCTGATGATAAAGGCATTTTAAAAAACTATCTTGAAACAGAAATCCAAAACCATCGATATCCAAAAAATTTATGGAACTCAATAGCATTATCCTAA
- a CDS encoding phosphotransferase enzyme family protein: MELNSIILKFIGTDNCTVTPINNGLINTTYCVENNETREKYILQKINTHVFKKPEHVINNHLKINKVLQEGQYHLEITQPISASSEEFLIKDENGDSWRMTSFIDNSITFLTVPSPETAFKAAKTVGYFLSVINTQTLPPIEDPLPGFLNFEKRLADYKISLESGSSSLKENAKDEIELMNQFLWLPDQWIKMQHNGQLPKRIVHADAKISNILFDQNHDPMAVIDLDTIMISTILYDFGTMIQSYTNTTNEDDGTAQNNFNPEIFESVKEGFLFHLKDQLAPEELKNLDYAAQVAIYIQGLRFLTDYLNGSTYYSTSYPEHNLDRTKNQLELLKGLRNYLDCN; this comes from the coding sequence ATGGAACTCAATAGCATTATCCTAAAATTTATTGGCACTGATAATTGTACAGTCACTCCGATCAACAACGGATTGATTAATACTACTTATTGTGTGGAAAATAATGAAACCCGGGAAAAATATATTTTACAGAAAATTAATACACACGTCTTTAAGAAGCCGGAGCACGTCATTAACAATCATTTGAAAATAAACAAGGTCCTTCAGGAGGGTCAATATCACCTTGAGATTACACAACCGATTTCGGCATCTTCAGAGGAATTTTTAATCAAAGATGAAAATGGAGATTCATGGCGAATGACCAGCTTCATTGATAACAGCATTACCTTTCTTACTGTCCCTTCACCGGAAACAGCTTTTAAAGCAGCAAAAACTGTGGGTTATTTTCTTAGTGTCATTAATACCCAAACTCTTCCTCCTATTGAAGATCCATTACCAGGTTTTCTCAATTTTGAAAAGAGGCTGGCCGATTATAAGATTTCATTAGAAAGTGGGTCATCTTCTTTAAAAGAAAATGCAAAGGATGAAATAGAATTGATGAATCAATTCTTGTGGTTACCTGATCAATGGATCAAAATGCAACATAATGGTCAACTACCCAAAAGAATTGTTCATGCAGATGCGAAGATCAGTAATATTCTTTTTGATCAGAACCATGACCCAATGGCTGTAATTGACCTGGACACCATAATGATTTCTACAATCCTCTACGATTTTGGAACCATGATCCAATCTTACACCAACACGACTAATGAAGATGATGGAACAGCTCAGAATAATTTCAATCCCGAAATTTTCGAATCGGTAAAGGAAGGTTTTTTATTTCATCTTAAAGATCAGCTGGCTCCTGAAGAGTTAAAAAATCTTGACTATGCGGCACAGGTTGCCATCTATATTCAAGGTCTACGTTTCCTTACCGATTATTTAAATGGAAGTACTTATTATTCTACATCTTATCCGGAGCATAATCTTGACAGGACGAAGAATCAGCTGGAATTATTGAAGGGATTGAGGAATTATCTTGATTGTAATTGA